The Spinacia oleracea cultivar Varoflay chromosome 2, BTI_SOV_V1, whole genome shotgun sequence DNA segment TCGTATATGTAGTCTGGTGTGTAAGTAGCAATACGCGTATAAATGCATCTAACCATAGTGTAAGAAAGTTTTTTGCTGTACTTTGTATCTAAACATAGTGCTTTCTTTGTAACTAAATGCATTCTTGTGTGTACAAAGAGTTTAGATCGATCATTTGAATTGATTTTTAATATTGATGTTCTACTTACTCTGCATATTTTAGTGGTgtaatgattatgtgtaaattgGTTTAAAATTTgtcatattttctttttttaattttgtaaaatattgcaatattgaattaattttggcatgttttccttttaatttctcatgtttcttttttgttttgcgTGATTCATTAGAAATATCCTAATGTTGATGGTGGTTTCATGTCATTAATTAGGAGttgatttattgttttaaaaaaagaaatataGATAACATTTCCTAATATAACAGTTAATGAGAGTTAAATTGAAATTTGATGCTCTCTCATTTTCCATCACtctgctttaataatatagacaTATGACTCTTTTTTACCCTCAATTATGACAATATAATTAATTGCGTAAATTAATGTTATACCGAGTAACATGCTTACCAAATGTGGCGCTTCGATAAGTGGTCCAACCATCAAATACACTTCGATTACCCGTTATAATTGTCACATCCATTCCATCTCCATACATCATAATATTGGTCTTCTTTCTCTTAATCTCCACATTTTCTTCGTACAAACCTTTCTTTACATAAATCACAAACCGATCCGTACTATGACTTGGGGCATCTTCAATTGCATCCATAATCCTAGAATAATTCCCACTTCCATCTAGGGCCACAGTCACATTTGGGCTAGACATTCCGGTAGCTTGCAATAACTTCCGGTCTTTTGATCTAACCCAAGAAGGAAAACCGTCTCCATCAGTCACTGCCTCTTTCATCAACAACCGCCTTCCACCACCACCAGGTCGGGTGCCATTAGCCCGATTTGAATTAGAACCCCGTGTGGGACGGGGGGATACGTGGACCATGTGGAGTATATCTTGGACCAATGAGGAGACCTCGTTAATGCTGCCCGCGACTAGTGACTTAACCATACTTCCTGTTCCATCGAACCCTTCTAGGCATGTCTCTTGATTGGCTAGGGCAGCACTTAACCATGTCTTCAAATCTGAACCTAGATCACCCGTTCCATTACCTTTACCTATTGAATATGTTCAAAGTAAGGTTAAAATCAATCACATTCATTTAAACTGTCCAAATTAGCCAATAACATGCAAATGTCACAAAATACATCGAACAACATTGAATGATCTAACATAATAAAATTTTGTCTCTTACAGACCTCTAAATTGTAGCAATGTGATTATTGATTTCCTCACACCCAAAGTGGGACAAACACGTACACCAAAAAGTCGATaattgaaattcccttgaaaatgACTACACGAGATCGTTTTAAGTAGCCCATATGTCCTACGGGGACCCATAAGTTATATAGTAAGCATCCGGACCACTAACGTTTTCGATTTCCAAAAATATCCAAATTTGCCAAATTAAAGGCTACCATTTTAACAAAATGTATACAGAGGGTCCGCAACTCGATCTCGAAATCTCCTTAAATACGAAGTAGACAATTAGTGTTGTCTCACCCTTAGAAATCCCCAAAACTACCATAATAAGGGATCCTTAGTCCTTACACAATGTTAGGTTCAAAACATGCATATATCCCGAGATTAACCAATATGTCACGATGTTATGCAATTGTAGGAGTTATACCAAAAATAATAGACATGCATAAATAGGACCATTTCACCAATCTATCAGCACATGGacaaaaaacacgtacccaacTACTCCATATTTTGTCTATCCCCAACGGATTCATGGTAAATTGGTAATTTAGTGACCATATATATAAGTATATAATATCATTAATCATCTACATTCTacactaatattttaaaacagaAAAAATTACATATCATGTGTCACCTTCTTAaagtttcttattatttttattctttaccATAATACAATCTTTCTCAATCTTTTCtgaatttataattaaaaaaccTTTAACATTCTTAACCAACCCCAATTATTCAATAGTCCATAACTTAATATGGATGATTTTATAATGGCTATATTAATTTTTTAGCCATCGAAAAGCATTCCACACTTCCACTAAGTAAATTGTCCCCTAAACTTCTATATCAAtctctagttaattaatttattaaaaactAAAACTCGTGTATCGCACAAGCTAAAAACTAGTTATCTCTAATGCTCTAACTAACAATTGCACCATagaatttcttttcaataaACAGTATAACAATTGCTCTTTTATCTCAAGTAAAAAGAATACATAATTCCTCTAATCGTGTAAAATTGTACAATCATACAGTCTGAATTGATCTATACTTATAGATCACtcgcacaaaaaaagaaaaaaacaatctGAATTGAATCTAATACCGAAAGCcataaaacaaaaaagtaaaataaaaggagcacaaagattaaaaaaaagtcTTCTTCATGCACTAAATGAAAACGAATAAATGCACTGGCAAGAATTTGAAGCACAAATTTCACAAGGAATATAAACTTTGAAAACAATGTGTCTCCTGTGTGATCAGTCACACCATTAAATTGATGGTGTGATGTGTGCGCGCAACTCCTTCTCGCACGGGTATTATGGAGAAGGTTATTGAttagtgttacttgactttctatgctgatgttacttatcttgttttattgcagtttcttgaatttcatgctATAAGTTCCTTGTATAAATTGGTGTTACTTGATTTtatatgctggtgttacttatacattgtgtttgttgttacttttcttattttaatccaatttcatgttagaaTTTCCTTGTATAGAATGGTGTTACTCGAGTTTCTAtgatggtgttacttatacattgtactcgttgttacttttcttattttattacagcttcttcaatttcatgttaaatGTTTCTTGTATAAACTGGTGTTACTTGGTTTTCTATGCTGATGTTACTTAAACATTGTATTCGCTGTTATTTTTGTTGCTTTATAgcagtttcttcaatttcatgttagaggctCCTTTGATATATTGACagtactttattttctatattGGTGTTACCTTTAAATTTCGTTAACCAATGTATTAAACAGacttatttataagtgtgaacatgtcacaccatcaagttgatgatgTGGTTAATTACATATAAGACTTGAGATTCTGAAAAAGTTAAACAAAATATGTGTAATAGTTTTAGTACATAGTTTAAGGGCATAAGACAAAGTGATTCTAGAAAACAAGTCTCTTAATCAAGGCGAGgtaaattcttttcatttgatTTTAAcggtgtatttttataaattgtttgaacttactttttgtactattctgtataagtaaaaataagGTATACAGATAGAGCCTAGCaatgagagtgatggatagctcagttggttagagtttTCATCCCAGTTTAAGGTGATCCTGTAAtcgatcgattctcatccccgcccttgtggctcattcgcaccaaaaaaaaaaaaaaaaagatagaacCTAGCAATTGCGATTCTTAGTTATGACTTGGGTGGGCCTGGTCCCCCCGACAAAACattttatagtgtatttttaattatagtccataaaatttgaatatacttgtgtaaatttcatacggagtattatattgcttaatttttcGACCTACCCTACTCGTACGTAAAACTGATTAAAATCCCGCCGATACAttgattagatttttttttaatttttttttattagatcGATCATATTTCTAGCATCGATTTTTCTGTTTGGCTCTTGGATAGTTTGAATAACAAAGAGTAATTTCATTGACGTAAGTGTTAATTTCACCGACATTTAATGTACAAGTATCAACTTCAATTCCACCTATTTTTTCTGTAACGTTGATTCACGCACCGCCACACGTACCTATTAAAAATCTAGTGCAACGATTGGATATATGATGTGGATTGACTAATACAACCAACGGTCGAACAGAACACCATTCAAATCCTCTTTCGATTCCATTATTGTGTTCCATTTCTTATACGGCTATATCGCTTTAGTCCACCCTATTCGTCTCACTCATTTAATTGTTCTGGGCGATGATAAAAGGTTGTAAATTGCGATAATTAGAATGCGTCACACTTTTACTAATTGTCGCACCGTATGTGTCACTCTGTTAATGGTACCTCAAAGGTGATATATAGGTCATGACTCATCTAGTCAtcttattatttttactattaatGTCATATTTTTTCTCTctgaaaatatttaaataagatagttcataaaaaaataacaattttagTTTTATACAGTAGTAAACATGTATTTGTCGAAAGTTGAAATTACAATCTAATAATAATACACTTTtatgtaattaaaaaaattaggtGCTTGTCGCAAGTTGCAACCTAGCTTTATCACTTTTGCGATTGTATTTTACACTATTTTGTGAGAGCTACTTCATTTTACTTATGACATTGTGTCAAACTTATACTCCGTACTCCGTAAAAATATTCACAAGAAATTGTGAACTTAGACCAAAAGAAAGTTATAAAGAAATAGTATTTCCAACATAATCCTAATAAATGATTTCAGTTAAATCCGGAGTTTTTCTTTAGAATAAGGGAATATCAACTTCCTATAAATTACTGTGCTTTGgtaaaaacgaaaaaaaaaaaaaaggtaggaagGAAGTATTTTTATTCGCAATTAATTCCAAATGAAAAATCTCCAATATTTATGGACTCTAATCCTCCATAGTGATGTTATTATGTTAACTGTCCTATTActccaaaaaaaaacatatgacCATCTAAATTAGCTGACATCCATTTACacgaaataaaaaataactcGATGTTAATTGTATCGAAAATCGAATGGAAAGAGAGAAGAGTACGTACCATATTGAGAAGCAGAGAGAGTCCAAGTCAATTCATCACCAGACAACTGAAGCAAATCAAGGCAATCCGAAATAGCATTCGAAACCGTAAAATCACCAAAACCCGAACCAGCAAATTTCGCCATTACCGATGCAACCTTAACTACACCATCAATCGTAATCTTCAAAGTGTTAGCAAATACAGATGCTGGAACACTTAAACATTCTGCCCCCAACATTTCTTTATCATTTGACGATATTGCTTTAACACTACTAAAACTCACCATTATCACCATTAACAACATTAACACCACCTTTGATTTCCCcattaatataataaaaaaaaactatatattATATGGTGTAAtgattttataatatatagtttCAGTAAGAGAAGTGGCAAGCTAGAGATCGAAGGGTGTGATTTAATTATAATAAGGTAGGAAATGGAAATGAATGAATATATAGAAGAGAAAGTGTTTAAAAGGGGTGCATTTAATAGGTGTTAGAAAAGGGTAAGGTGACAGGTGAAGGAATTTATTACGAAGTATAGGAGATGGATACCTGATTTTTGGTCCAATTAATTTTGAACTATGTGTTACATTTAAAATTTTACTATGGTtatggagtactccgtattatattaTTCCCATAGTATTACTGTGATTCCAGACAATGTAGTACGACTGTACGAGTACTATTTAGTTCAATCAATGAACGATGTTGTTTTCATCGACGGACCTATGTGGCACGTAGGTTGTGATTTTGTGAATGTCAAttagttaaagttaaagttttgaGATGTGGTAACTGAAACTTGAGAATGAATCATGTTCATACTCCATATCATTTTTCTTATGCTTATCTACACTTAAAAGATAAAGGCATATATGCGCGTAGCAATGTTGGCCCATGTAGGCCACAACGCACAACGCTCAGATTGTGCAGGGGTGTGCATGGTGCTCTTGGTGCACCTGTCCCAAAACGcacataaataacaataaaacgcaacaaaaataaaaaccgcaaaaaaaaaaagaacattaacaaaagaacattaacaaaaagaacattaacaaaaagaacactaatattgacaaatcagacaaaaggtacaaatataaaaagcagttatattttttcttgttcttttaagttctggaaatgttcttttccaaccaatttactgttaggttatgatacatatgacattacatagatcatgcggaaacaaccattaacccaggacaacatattatttacacataatcatatagcataatttagatgcatactctttgttgcgtgccctccctagctgcgcccgaaccgaacaagaacaagtcttttaggactccaagtgtcgtccctccgtagatagtccacagcacgtccggatccgccttaagattgaccaactagaatcgcccttaaggtactagaaaatttcggcacttttgagcaagatgtgtgtttgattttctctcaaaaaactcacttttgaatactttgaaacttgtgtataaattatgacccctaggcctttatttatagagttatggaaaaggaatcgtaatcctagtaggatgcgaattaattggaattagaatcctacatgaattctatttaattaatttatccaattaggaatagaaacttaatcatacactgactcttgtagattcaggaatcacgcatgagcacaaactcacacacacacggcagccacaagggctgcccatgcgcgtgcgagcagcagcccgcgcagcacggcccacgcagccgtggcccctggcgcgcgctgggcctgccttgcggtaggcctgggcgctgccttggctgggcttgtggcgcgcatgcttgctgggcgatggccccggcttcgtgctgggccttcgtccggcaagcctcgtccgatgctaattcgtacgatacgcttccgattaaatttccatttccggaatctatttccgatacgaacaatatttaatatttccgattccggaattaatttccgtttcgaacaaatatttaatatttccgtttccggaattattttccgattccggtaatatttccgattctgacaatatttccgtttccggtaatatttccgattctggtaatatttccatttccaataatattttccgatacgtaccatgtttccgtttccggcaacatctacgacttggataatattcatatttccgatacgatccatatttccgtttccggcaatatcatcgtttccggagtattcatttcttgcctgtgacgatcttagctcccactgaaaccaagatccgtcggttccgaatattcatagatggagtatttaatgccattaaatacttgatccgtttacgtactatttgtgtgaccctacgggttcagtcaagagtaagctgtggattaatatcattaattccacttgaactgaagcggcctctagctaggcattcagctcacttgatctcactgaattattaacttgttaattaatactgaaccgcatttattagacttaacatagaatgcatacttggaccaagggcattatttccttcagtctcccacttgtccttagggacaagtgtgcatttcctaattcctttgtcgctcgatgcttgctcttgaacataaggtaagagttgtcatccttattatgtccagaggtgttcctcggtttcagagttcaactgatcaaataaacagataatcatagcctatgattcatccgagcacggccatgcatttcacagtttctagctctccgagtggccttgtacaacttttaagcatctcatcccgatttatgggaggacaatcccaatcttgtgatcttgagattagacttcgtttgataggtgattacctgagcgttgcctttatagcctccttttacggtgcgacggttggtcaacgtcaaagcaaccagttctcaaacaagtaatctcaaatcactcaggtattgaggatttagtgtctaataatttaatgaaatttacttatgacagacttgaaggaaataatgcccttggtccaagtatgcattctatgttaagtctaataaatgcggttcagtattaattaacaagttaataattcagtgagatcaagtgagctgaatgcctagctagaggccgcttcagttcaagtggaattaatgatattaatccacagcttactcttgactgaacccgtagggtcacacaaatagtacgtaaacggatcaagtatttaatggcattagatactccatctatgaatattcggaaccgacggatcttggtttcagtgggagctaagatcgtcacaggcaagaaatgaatactccggaaacgatgatattgccggaaacggaaatatggatcgtatcggaaatatgaatattatccaagtcgtagatgttgccggaaacggaaacatggtacgtatcggaaaatattgttggaaatagaaatattaccagaatcggaaatattgccggaaacggaaatattgtcagaatcggaaatattaccggaatcggaaaataattccggaaacggaaatattaaatatttgttcgaaacggaaattaattccggaatcggaaatattgaatattgttcgtatcggaaatagattccggaaatggaattttaatcggaagcgtatcgtacgaattagcatcggacgaggcctgccggacgaaggcccagcacgaagccaggccatcgcccagcaagcacgcacgccacagcccagcgcgcacaaggccacgcatgcgtgggccgcgctgcgtgggctgctgctcgcatgcgtgggcagcccttgtggctgccgtgtgtgtgtgagtttgagctcatgcgagattcctgaatctgcaagagtcagtgtatgattaaatgtctattcctattggataaattgattaagtagaattcatgtagaattctaattccaattaattcgcatcctactaggattacgattccttttccataactctataaataaaggcctaggggtcataatttatacacaagtttcaaagtattcaaaagtgagtttttgagagaaaattcaaacacccatcttgccccaaaagtgccgaattttctgagtaccttaagggcgattctagttggtcaatcttaaggcggatccggacgtgctgtggactttctacggagggacgacacttggagtcctaaaagacttgttcttgttcggttcgggcgcagctagggaaggcacgcaacaaagagtatgcatctaaactatgctaaatgattatgtgtaaataatatgtttcctgggttaatggttgtttccgcatgatctatgtaatgtcatatgtatcataacctaacagtggtatcacgagccccttattattttcataatctaaattgcatgaacatggttaaatattacaaatttgcaagaattaaaaggggtgattaattttcgtaattgttaattaattgcaaattgcgtttatttaattatatgtacgcagtttttcggcagtttcttcattactcatccgaattgagtgatttttgtgtcaattccgaatgtaaaaggcattctaaaattttgacaaaaatagtttttttctgccgaacccagaattctcaaattcgaagcctaactatgacttttcgaaggttttagtttttcggatgcaaaatttcgtaaatttaagatgttaaattaaatatttgcgattcctgttgataaatcttgaatttttgattgacctactgcatatgtttaacaagtttgaatgcctagtcttgttaattatgcaatctaatttgtaattatgattaatttgttgaaaattagaataatttagaattaatttgattttcataattaattgtaatttaattagaaacctatgattaaaaaccaccataaaaattgtaaatttacgataaattttaaatttttatgacctagacttgaatccatataaatcggaaatcaattggataataaattttcgatttttcgccctaaaattatgaaattaatattatttattaatttgtcattaattttaaatataaattttaaattttatgcgattcgttcaaataacttgcacgcgcgaagcaatggacgcttcgtgttacccttaaggggtgttgtataatgcgggcatgcgacgacgagcaagggagctcgtcgcccgtgcggcacgaatgcaatgagcaagggcgtagtgcacgagcgcaaggcagcagccctgccttgtgtcgtgtgccacgagcaatgaacgtatgggcatgggcgaggggcgagccaaggcagtcgcgtgtgggcagcaagcgagctgcgccacaacgcgcgctgcctcgcacaagtgcgcgcagcctcgcgcgcagcgagcgcaagctcgcgtgccacgagcgctgcgcacagcatcactcgcgcgcacagcgcgcgacgtcgcccgcccagcgagcgatgtcgcgcaccagcgagcgatggctcgcgcgcgcgcgcagcga contains these protein-coding regions:
- the LOC110792045 gene encoding pectinesterase/pectinesterase inhibitor PPE8B, with the translated sequence MGKSKVVLMLLMVIMVSFSSVKAISSNDKEMLGAECLSVPASVFANTLKITIDGVVKVASVMAKFAGSGFGDFTVSNAISDCLDLLQLSGDELTWTLSASQYGKGNGTGDLGSDLKTWLSAALANQETCLEGFDGTGSMVKSLVAGSINEVSSLVQDILHMVHVSPRPTRGSNSNRANGTRPGGGGRRLLMKEAVTDGDGFPSWVRSKDRKLLQATGMSSPNVTVALDGSGNYSRIMDAIEDAPSHSTDRFVIYVKKGLYEENVEIKRKKTNIMMYGDGMDVTIITGNRSVFDGWTTYRSATFAVTGARFVARDMTFQNTAGPERHQAVAFRSDSDLSALYRCAFRGYQDTLYAHANRQFFRECTITGTVDFIFGDGAAVFQNCQIQARKGLPNQKNTITAQGRKDPGENTGFSIQYCNITGDSSLTTTNTSSNSTTTTAATYTYLGRPWKAYSRTIIMESYISDVVRPEGWLEWNGNVSLDTLYYAEYMNSGPGASLESRVKWAGYHIFNSSVDALNYTVAQFIKGDMWLPTTGIRFGSGLSTV